The Deltaproteobacteria bacterium HGW-Deltaproteobacteria-6 genome has a segment encoding these proteins:
- a CDS encoding carbamoyl phosphate synthase large subunit, with translation MGKREDIKKVLIIGSGPIVIGQACEFDYSGTQACKALRKLGYEIVLVNSNPATIMTDPGMADVTYIEPLNAQTITEIIENEKPDAILPNLGGQTGLNLTSELYKLGVLQKHHVKVIGVQVDAIERGEDRIAFKEAMNKLGIEMPRSEPAVTVEEAEKIAAKLGYPVVVRPAYTMGGTGGGIVYNLEELRVIASRGISASLIGQILIEESVIGWEELELEVVRDAKNNMITVCFIENVDAMGVHTGDSYCTAPMLTISENIQKRLQKYSYDIVEAIQVIGGTNVQFAHDPKTDRIVVIEINPRTSRSSALASKATGFPIALISSTLASGITMDEIPYWRDGSLEKYTPSGDYVVVKFSRWDFEKFPGAIDKLGTQMRAVGEVMSIGKNYKEAFQKAIRSLEKKRYGLGFVKDFNTKSQDELMELLSEPSSERQFIMYEALRKGATIDALHQKTFIKKWFIGQMKELVELEEKILTYQGKELPDALLIQAKKDGFSDRYLAQILGRKEEDIRKQRLGAGLAEAWDAVPVSGVENAAYYYSTYNAQDKVGVSPNRKIMVLGGGPNRIGQGIEFDYCCVHAAFALRDEGIESIMVNCNPETVSTDYDTSDKLYFEPLTVEDVLSIYEKEKPEGVIVQFGGQTPLNIAADLAKAGVKIIGTSPETIDLAEDRDRFGKMMDKLGIPMPKSGMASNLDQAVKIAAGIGYPLMVRPSYVLGGRGMEVVHDEEMLKRYVKAAVGVTPERPILIDKFLENAIEAEADAISDGTDAFVPAVMEHIELAGVHSGDSACVIPPISISARHIDTIIDYTKKIAVEFGVVGLMNIQYAIANNVVYILEANPRASRTVPLVSKVCNISMANIATQIMLGKKLKDMNLKNKVFSHFGVKEAVFPFNMYQEVDPILGPEMRSTGEVLGLADSFGLAYYKAQEATGQSLPSEGTVLITVEEKDKDGILEVARAFAKIGFKILASAGTDKFFAEHGIASERILKMHEGRPNIVDAIKNGEIQLVINTPAGRLSKYDDSYIRKAAIKYKIPYITTVAAAVAAVKGIAAFRQGHGRAKSLQSYHAEIK, from the coding sequence ATGGGAAAACGTGAAGACATTAAGAAAGTGCTCATTATCGGCTCCGGGCCTATTGTCATCGGCCAGGCCTGTGAATTTGATTATTCGGGGACGCAGGCGTGCAAAGCGCTGCGCAAGCTCGGCTATGAAATCGTCCTGGTCAATTCCAATCCGGCCACCATTATGACCGACCCCGGAATGGCTGACGTCACCTATATCGAACCGCTCAATGCTCAAACGATTACCGAAATCATTGAAAACGAAAAGCCGGACGCCATTTTGCCCAATCTGGGCGGCCAGACCGGCCTGAACCTGACGTCCGAACTTTACAAGCTGGGTGTTTTACAAAAACATCATGTAAAAGTGATCGGTGTTCAGGTGGACGCCATCGAACGGGGTGAAGACCGGATTGCTTTTAAAGAAGCCATGAACAAACTGGGCATTGAAATGCCCAGAAGCGAACCGGCTGTCACCGTGGAAGAGGCGGAAAAAATCGCGGCAAAACTGGGTTATCCGGTGGTTGTCCGCCCCGCCTATACCATGGGCGGTACGGGCGGCGGCATTGTTTATAATCTGGAAGAGCTGCGCGTCATCGCCAGCCGGGGTATTTCGGCAAGTCTCATCGGACAGATCCTGATTGAAGAATCCGTGATCGGTTGGGAAGAGCTGGAACTGGAAGTCGTACGCGACGCTAAAAATAATATGATCACCGTCTGCTTTATTGAAAATGTCGATGCAATGGGCGTCCATACCGGCGACTCCTACTGCACTGCGCCGATGCTGACCATTTCCGAAAACATCCAGAAGCGCCTGCAAAAATATTCTTACGACATCGTGGAAGCCATTCAGGTCATCGGCGGAACCAATGTCCAGTTTGCGCATGACCCCAAAACAGACCGCATTGTCGTCATCGAAATCAATCCGCGCACGTCGCGCTCATCGGCGCTGGCGTCCAAGGCCACCGGTTTCCCGATTGCCTTGATTTCATCGACGCTGGCCTCCGGCATCACGATGGATGAAATCCCTTACTGGCGCGACGGATCGCTGGAAAAATACACGCCGTCCGGCGATTACGTGGTCGTCAAATTTTCCCGCTGGGATTTTGAAAAGTTCCCCGGCGCCATAGACAAGCTGGGCACGCAGATGCGCGCCGTCGGCGAAGTCATGAGCATCGGCAAGAATTACAAGGAAGCCTTTCAGAAAGCCATCCGTTCTCTGGAGAAAAAACGTTACGGCCTGGGCTTCGTCAAAGACTTCAACACCAAGTCGCAAGATGAACTGATGGAACTCCTCAGCGAACCGTCCAGTGAAAGACAATTCATCATGTATGAAGCCCTGCGCAAAGGCGCGACGATCGACGCCCTGCACCAGAAAACATTTATTAAGAAATGGTTTATCGGGCAGATGAAAGAACTGGTCGAGCTGGAAGAAAAAATTCTGACTTATCAAGGAAAAGAGCTGCCCGACGCGCTCCTGATCCAGGCTAAAAAAGACGGCTTCTCCGACCGATACCTTGCGCAGATTCTGGGCAGGAAAGAAGAAGATATCCGCAAACAGCGGCTTGGGGCAGGGCTTGCTGAAGCCTGGGACGCGGTACCGGTAAGCGGCGTGGAAAACGCGGCCTATTACTATTCCACCTATAACGCACAAGACAAAGTCGGCGTCAGCCCCAACCGCAAAATCATGGTGCTGGGCGGCGGCCCCAACCGCATCGGCCAGGGCATTGAATTTGATTATTGCTGCGTGCACGCGGCGTTTGCCCTGCGCGATGAAGGCATCGAATCCATCATGGTCAACTGCAACCCGGAAACCGTTTCCACGGACTATGACACATCCGATAAACTTTATTTCGAACCGCTGACCGTGGAAGACGTTTTAAGCATCTACGAAAAAGAAAAACCCGAAGGCGTGATCGTGCAATTCGGCGGTCAGACGCCGCTCAACATTGCGGCGGATCTGGCGAAAGCCGGCGTCAAAATCATCGGCACCTCGCCGGAAACCATTGATCTGGCTGAAGACCGCGACCGCTTCGGTAAAATGATGGACAAGCTGGGCATTCCGATGCCCAAATCCGGCATGGCCAGCAATCTGGATCAGGCCGTCAAAATTGCGGCCGGCATCGGCTATCCGCTGATGGTGCGCCCCTCTTACGTGCTGGGCGGCCGCGGCATGGAAGTGGTTCATGATGAAGAAATGCTGAAGCGCTACGTCAAAGCCGCAGTCGGCGTCACGCCGGAGCGGCCGATTCTGATCGATAAGTTTCTGGAAAACGCCATTGAAGCCGAAGCCGACGCCATTTCCGACGGCACCGACGCCTTTGTTCCGGCGGTGATGGAACACATCGAACTGGCCGGCGTCCATTCCGGCGATTCCGCGTGTGTCATTCCGCCGATCAGCATTTCAGCGCGGCACATCGATACGATTATTGACTACACGAAAAAAATTGCCGTTGAATTCGGCGTGGTTGGACTGATGAATATTCAGTATGCCATTGCCAACAACGTTGTTTACATTCTGGAAGCCAATCCCCGCGCCTCACGCACGGTGCCGCTGGTTTCCAAGGTCTGCAATATCTCCATGGCCAATATTGCCACGCAGATTATGCTGGGCAAAAAACTAAAAGACATGAATCTGAAAAACAAAGTCTTCAGCCATTTCGGCGTTAAAGAAGCTGTTTTCCCCTTCAATATGTACCAGGAAGTCGACCCGATCCTGGGGCCGGAAATGCGCTCCACCGGCGAAGTGCTGGGGTTGGCCGATTCATTCGGTCTGGCCTACTACAAGGCTCAGGAAGCAACCGGGCAGAGCCTTCCCTCGGAAGGCACCGTGCTCATCACGGTTGAAGAAAAAGATAAAGACGGCATCCTGGAAGTCGCCCGCGCTTTTGCCAAAATCGGTTTTAAAATCCTGGCCTCGGCAGGAACCGATAAATTCTTTGCCGAACACGGCATTGCCTCGGAACGGATTTTGAAGATGCATGAAGGGCGGCCCAATATTGTGGATGCCATCAAAAACGGCGAGATTCAGCTGGTGATCAACACGCCGGCCGGACGCCTGAGTAAATATGATGATTCTTACATCCGCAAGGCGGCCATCAAATACAAGATCCCGTATATTACGACCGTTGCGGCCGCAGTGGCCGCGGTCAAGGGCATTGCCGCTTTCCGTCAGGGCCACGGCCGGGCGAAATCGCTGCAAAGTTACCATGCGGAGATTAAGTAA
- a CDS encoding 2-hydroxyglutaryl-CoA dehydratase, translating into MYTIGIDIGSVTAKGALMAGEALVAATACFTGYNSGAAAQTIYERLLTDHDVSPADVRGVVATGYGRNSVPFADRTFTEIMCHAAGARHLNPAIGAIIDIGGQDSKAIILGKDGNVANFIMNDKCAAGTGRFLEVMARALEVDLDNFGALSLEADSPAKISSLCAVFAESEVVSLIARGDKRENIIAGIHEAISSRISAMAGRLGMHADTCVMMTGGVAKNIGVVSALEKALGYPISVSPHAQMTGAIGAACIAARKDG; encoded by the coding sequence ATGTATACGATCGGCATTGATATTGGGTCCGTGACGGCAAAGGGCGCGCTGATGGCAGGCGAGGCGCTCGTGGCTGCCACGGCCTGTTTTACCGGCTACAATTCCGGAGCAGCCGCTCAGACAATTTATGAGCGGCTGCTTACGGATCATGACGTGAGTCCTGCGGATGTCCGGGGCGTTGTGGCTACAGGCTACGGCCGCAACAGCGTGCCGTTTGCCGACCGGACGTTCACGGAGATTATGTGCCATGCCGCAGGAGCCCGTCATCTTAATCCGGCCATCGGGGCTATCATCGACATTGGCGGTCAGGACAGCAAGGCCATCATTCTTGGCAAAGACGGCAATGTGGCCAATTTCATCATGAACGATAAATGTGCGGCCGGAACGGGCCGTTTTCTGGAAGTTATGGCTCGGGCGCTGGAGGTCGATCTGGATAACTTCGGCGCCCTGTCTCTTGAAGCGGACAGTCCCGCAAAAATAAGCAGTCTCTGCGCGGTGTTTGCCGAATCGGAAGTGGTTTCCCTCATTGCCAGGGGGGATAAAAGGGAAAACATCATCGCGGGTATTCATGAGGCCATCAGTTCGCGGATTTCCGCCATGGCCGGCCGGTTAGGCATGCATGCGGACACGTGCGTCATGATGACCGGCGGCGTCGCCAAAAATATCGGCGTCGTCTCGGCTCTGGAAAAAGCCCTGGGATACCCGATCAGCGTTTCGCCTCATGCGCAAATGACAGGAGCCATCGGCGCCGCCTGCATTGCCGCAAGAAAAGACGGTTAA
- a CDS encoding 2-hydroxyglutaryl-CoA dehydratase, with protein sequence MTDHTQNNESKTINYEKQMRDIMTTYYIDAKTAGQNNKKVAWITSGGPVEPLIAMDIIPVYPENYGAMIGASKMGVDLCKKAEEMGYSSDLCSYARGDISCATINGGPIGGLPKPDMLVCCNNICGTVLKWYEVQARYFKVPLFIFDTPIVHTEFSGEMRTYVQRQMDEYILFLENVIGRKMDRDRMKEVGKLSFEGQKLWQEVLDTTMNRPSPMTAFDAFFYLALIVTLRGTTQAVDFYRGLRDEMRRRASEGQGAIPREKYRLLWDNLPIWYRLKWLSREFAKHDACLVADTYTSAWCGSLKYVNENDFLGSAAESYTRIYLNIGVDQMAEIVLSMIDKYGADGIVMHSNRSCKPYSFGQYDIQKIVERERGIPSLMLEADMCDERNFSEAQIQTRIDAFMEMIQSKKGTA encoded by the coding sequence ACGAAAGCAAAACGATCAACTACGAAAAGCAGATGCGGGATATCATGACCACTTATTATATCGACGCCAAAACGGCCGGCCAGAACAACAAAAAGGTGGCCTGGATCACCAGCGGCGGCCCCGTCGAGCCTCTGATTGCCATGGATATCATTCCCGTTTATCCGGAAAACTACGGAGCGATGATCGGCGCCAGCAAGATGGGCGTCGATTTATGCAAAAAGGCGGAGGAGATGGGCTATTCGAGTGATCTTTGCTCCTACGCCCGCGGCGATATTTCCTGCGCAACGATCAATGGCGGCCCCATCGGCGGCCTGCCGAAACCGGACATGCTGGTGTGCTGCAACAACATCTGTGGCACCGTTCTCAAATGGTATGAAGTGCAGGCGAGGTATTTCAAGGTTCCTCTGTTCATTTTTGATACGCCGATCGTGCACACGGAATTTTCCGGAGAAATGAGAACCTATGTGCAGCGGCAGATGGATGAGTATATTCTATTTCTGGAAAACGTGATTGGACGCAAAATGGATCGGGACCGCATGAAGGAAGTCGGGAAACTTTCCTTCGAGGGGCAAAAGCTCTGGCAGGAGGTTTTGGATACGACCATGAACAGGCCTTCCCCCATGACCGCCTTCGACGCCTTTTTCTATCTTGCTCTGATCGTCACACTCCGGGGCACAACGCAGGCTGTTGATTTCTACCGGGGCCTCCGGGATGAAATGCGCAGACGTGCAAGCGAAGGACAAGGGGCCATTCCCCGGGAAAAGTACCGCCTGCTGTGGGATAACCTGCCGATCTGGTACCGGCTGAAATGGCTGTCCAGGGAATTTGCCAAGCATGACGCCTGCCTGGTGGCCGACACTTACACCTCAGCCTGGTGCGGCTCTCTGAAGTACGTCAACGAAAATGATTTTCTCGGGTCCGCGGCGGAATCCTATACACGTATTTATTTGAATATCGGCGTGGACCAGATGGCCGAGATCGTCCTTTCGATGATTGACAAATACGGGGCTGATGGGATCGTCATGCACTCCAACCGCAGCTGCAAACCCTATTCCTTCGGGCAGTATGACATCCAGAAGATTGTTGAGCGCGAACGGGGCATCCCCTCGCTGATGCTCGAAGCCGACATGTGCGACGAACGTAATTTTTCCGAAGCCCAGATTCAAACGCGGATCGACGCCTTTATGGAAATGATCCAGTCAAAAAAGGGGACGGCCTGA
- a CDS encoding NADPH-dependent 7-cyano-7-deazaguanine reductase QueF, translating to MAKSATTNDLAGLSLLGSGKTVKPVRKLETFPNHARRDYTVTLSTDEFTCVCPMTGQPDFAKITIQYIPGKKIVESKSLKLYLWSFRNEGVFHEHVTNIILDDLVAVLKPVWCKVSAQFAVRGGIAICVDAEYPGKKRQADSSN from the coding sequence ATGGCAAAAAGCGCAACAACAAATGATCTGGCGGGACTTTCGCTTTTGGGATCAGGCAAAACGGTAAAACCCGTCCGCAAACTGGAGACCTTTCCCAATCATGCCAGGCGCGACTATACCGTTACGCTGTCCACCGACGAATTCACCTGCGTTTGTCCGATGACCGGCCAGCCGGATTTTGCCAAAATCACCATCCAGTACATTCCCGGGAAAAAAATCGTCGAATCCAAATCATTGAAACTGTATTTGTGGTCTTTCCGCAACGAAGGTGTTTTTCACGAACATGTCACCAATATCATTCTTGATGACCTGGTGGCCGTCCTCAAACCCGTCTGGTGCAAAGTGTCGGCGCAGTTTGCCGTGCGCGGCGGAATTGCCATCTGTGTGGATGCGGAATATCCCGGTAAAAAACGCCAGGCCGATTCATCAAACTGA
- the acs gene encoding acetate--CoA ligase: protein MAETNETDFYDKVFPVPDRVREKSYIKSRAEYDKLYKESITDPNAFWAKMANERLTWFKPFDKKKVSDWSFDAKDVHSKWFEGGKLNVSYNCLDRHLATKKNKAAIIFEGNDPNDWKVYTYYDMYREVNKFANVLKGLGVKKGDRVTIFLPMIAELSIVMLACARIGAVHAIVFGGFSAEALRDRINNSGSQVVITCDGTYRGAKAVPQKDTADKAVDQCPGVKTVVVVKRTGTNVAMKEGRDVWYEALMAKAERYCKPEEMDAEDPLFILYTSGSTGQPKGVVHTQAGYLLYASMTQQLAFDVRDEDTYWCTADIGWVTGHSYIVYGPLCNGHSSILFEGVPNYPDFGRFWAVVEKYNVNNFYTAPTAIRSIAKEGDKWVDMHDISSLRVLGSVGEPLNPEAWWWYYNKIGGGRCTISDTWWQTETGGHMILPLPGAIDIKPAKAMVPFFGIIPVLFDEEGKEVKGPGKGALCIKNSWPGMARGLWDDKEGRFVENYFVQFPGTYFSGDGAERDADGDYKITGRVDDVINVSGHRMGTAEVEAALTSHPDVAEAAVVGFPHEIKGQGIFAYVTLNNDVAKTDDLKKALIAHVRKVVGPIASPDHIQWADGLPKTRSGKIMRRVLRNVAAKTFGDFGDTSTLADPSVVDDLVENRKKLG, encoded by the coding sequence ATGGCTGAGACTAACGAAACAGATTTTTATGACAAGGTATTTCCTGTGCCTGATAGAGTGAGGGAGAAATCTTACATCAAGAGCCGGGCAGAGTATGACAAACTTTACAAAGAGTCCATTACGGACCCCAATGCCTTCTGGGCAAAAATGGCGAACGAAAGACTGACCTGGTTTAAACCCTTTGACAAAAAGAAAGTATCGGACTGGTCATTTGACGCGAAAGACGTTCATTCCAAATGGTTCGAAGGCGGCAAGCTCAATGTCAGCTACAACTGCCTGGACCGTCACCTGGCCACCAAGAAAAACAAGGCTGCGATCATTTTCGAAGGCAACGATCCCAATGACTGGAAAGTTTACACCTATTACGACATGTATCGCGAAGTCAACAAATTTGCCAACGTTCTGAAAGGCCTGGGCGTCAAAAAGGGCGACCGCGTCACCATCTTCCTTCCCATGATCGCGGAACTGTCCATTGTCATGCTGGCCTGCGCCCGCATCGGCGCCGTTCATGCCATCGTTTTCGGCGGATTCTCGGCCGAAGCTTTGAGAGACCGCATTAACAACTCCGGCTCGCAGGTTGTCATTACCTGCGACGGCACCTACCGCGGCGCCAAGGCAGTTCCCCAGAAAGACACAGCCGACAAAGCCGTTGATCAGTGCCCCGGTGTGAAAACGGTGGTTGTTGTGAAACGCACCGGAACGAACGTTGCCATGAAGGAAGGCCGCGATGTCTGGTATGAAGCTCTGATGGCCAAAGCGGAGCGTTACTGCAAACCGGAAGAAATGGACGCGGAAGATCCGCTGTTCATCCTTTATACATCCGGTTCGACCGGACAGCCCAAGGGCGTTGTGCATACACAGGCCGGTTATCTGCTCTATGCCTCCATGACTCAGCAACTCGCTTTTGACGTTCGTGATGAAGACACCTACTGGTGTACTGCCGACATCGGTTGGGTCACCGGTCACAGCTACATTGTCTACGGTCCGCTGTGCAATGGCCACTCCAGCATTCTTTTTGAAGGCGTTCCCAACTATCCGGACTTCGGCCGGTTCTGGGCTGTCGTTGAAAAATACAATGTCAATAACTTCTATACCGCGCCCACCGCTATTCGCTCCATCGCCAAAGAAGGCGACAAGTGGGTCGATATGCATGATATTTCTTCTCTGCGCGTTCTGGGTTCGGTCGGTGAACCGCTCAACCCCGAAGCCTGGTGGTGGTACTACAACAAGATCGGCGGCGGCCGCTGCACGATTTCCGATACCTGGTGGCAGACGGAAACAGGCGGACATATGATCCTGCCTCTGCCCGGCGCAATCGATATTAAACCCGCCAAAGCCATGGTTCCGTTCTTCGGCATCATTCCGGTTCTGTTTGATGAAGAAGGAAAAGAAGTCAAAGGCCCCGGAAAAGGCGCTCTCTGTATTAAAAATTCATGGCCCGGCATGGCCCGCGGTTTGTGGGATGATAAAGAAGGCCGGTTCGTTGAGAATTACTTCGTGCAGTTTCCCGGCACCTATTTCTCCGGCGACGGCGCGGAACGCGATGCCGACGGCGATTACAAAATCACCGGCCGTGTCGATGACGTTATCAATGTTTCCGGTCACAGAATGGGCACCGCGGAAGTCGAAGCGGCACTGACTTCTCATCCGGATGTCGCCGAAGCGGCGGTTGTCGGATTCCCCCATGAGATCAAAGGTCAGGGCATCTTCGCTTATGTCACGCTGAATAATGATGTGGCCAAAACGGATGACCTCAAAAAGGCCCTGATTGCCCATGTCCGCAAGGTTGTCGGTCCGATCGCCTCCCCCGACCATATTCAATGGGCGGATGGTCTTCCCAAAACGAGATCCGGCAAGATTATGCGCCGCGTCCTGAGAAACGTTGCCGCCAAAACGTTCGGTGACTTCGGTGACACGTCGACGCTGGCTGATCCGTCCGTGGTTGACGATCTGGTCGAAAACAGGAAGAAATTAGGCTAA
- a CDS encoding enoyl-CoA hydratase, giving the protein MELIQYELNERVGVITVNRPKALNALNAQVIKELDETLDAIDLSAVRALIITGAGEKSFVAGADIAEMSTLTKAQGEAFGKAGNDVFRKLETFPIPVIAAINGFALGGGCELSMSCDIRLCSENAIFGQPEVGLGIPPGFGGTQRLARIVGIGKAKELIYTAANIKADEAYKIGLVNAVFPAEDLMPAAKKMALKITRNAPIAVRACKKAINEGLQVDMDKAIIIEEKLFGDCFATEDQMEGMKAFVEKRKVDGFKNK; this is encoded by the coding sequence ATGGAATTAATTCAATATGAACTGAATGAACGTGTGGGAGTCATAACGGTCAATCGGCCGAAAGCTTTAAACGCGCTTAATGCTCAAGTCATTAAGGAATTGGATGAGACTTTGGACGCCATTGATTTAAGCGCAGTCAGAGCTTTAATTATTACGGGCGCCGGAGAAAAATCTTTTGTGGCAGGCGCGGATATCGCGGAGATGTCAACCCTGACAAAAGCCCAGGGTGAAGCTTTTGGAAAAGCAGGCAATGATGTGTTTAGAAAATTAGAGACATTTCCCATTCCCGTAATTGCCGCGATCAATGGGTTTGCCCTGGGCGGCGGTTGTGAACTGTCCATGAGCTGCGATATCCGATTATGCTCTGAAAATGCGATCTTCGGACAACCGGAAGTCGGACTGGGAATTCCGCCCGGATTCGGTGGGACACAAAGATTGGCGCGCATCGTCGGAATCGGAAAAGCAAAAGAACTGATTTATACGGCCGCAAACATTAAAGCCGATGAAGCTTACAAAATCGGGTTGGTTAATGCGGTATTTCCTGCGGAAGACCTGATGCCGGCGGCGAAGAAAATGGCTTTAAAAATTACGCGAAATGCTCCGATAGCCGTTCGCGCCTGCAAAAAAGCAATCAATGAAGGCTTACAGGTCGACATGGACAAAGCCATCATCATTGAAGAAAAATTATTTGGTGACTGCTTCGCAACGGAAGATCAAATGGAAGGAATGAAAGCATTTGTAGAAAAAAGAAAAGTTGATGGTTTTAAAAATAAGTAA
- a CDS encoding SGNH/GDSL hydrolase family protein → MEWIQYRGQDSMMKKMVMLCITILFVVCAMTGYGFYRAVKTPANNAEAFLKAKIDPSKKIAVLMGDSLTHGAVSYNYVEELSKDHDVSHFIFINEGINSQFAYHQLNKVDQVAGAKPHEILILIGTNDCRATLSAAEYERFNALWKLPVQPTQEWYAHNLKTLVDKLKEKTRARITLISIPPLGEKVDSIPFQKSIEYSHDIKRIAEEKNVGYIALNEALTEAIIKNGRKDIKGYELDLRSMYGAIFSHYLLLQSWDDISDQRGLLFLTDHLHLNRRGGNILITKIKERLLSK, encoded by the coding sequence ATGGAGTGGATTCAATACAGGGGGCAGGACTCTATGATGAAAAAAATGGTGATGCTCTGTATTACAATTTTATTTGTCGTGTGCGCCATGACCGGGTACGGGTTTTACCGGGCCGTAAAAACGCCAGCCAATAACGCTGAAGCATTTTTAAAAGCGAAAATTGATCCATCTAAAAAAATTGCGGTCTTGATGGGGGACAGCCTTACCCACGGAGCCGTCAGCTATAATTATGTCGAAGAACTGTCCAAAGATCATGACGTCAGTCATTTTATTTTTATCAATGAAGGGATTAATAGTCAATTCGCTTATCATCAGCTGAATAAAGTTGATCAGGTTGCTGGAGCAAAGCCGCATGAAATTTTGATACTCATTGGCACGAATGATTGCCGAGCGACTTTGTCCGCTGCCGAATATGAACGTTTCAACGCATTATGGAAGCTGCCTGTTCAACCGACCCAAGAATGGTATGCGCATAATTTGAAAACCCTGGTCGATAAGCTAAAAGAAAAAACGCGGGCGAGAATTACGTTAATCTCCATTCCACCCCTGGGTGAAAAGGTGGATAGTATTCCTTTTCAAAAGTCTATTGAATATTCGCACGACATAAAGAGGATCGCCGAAGAAAAGAACGTTGGTTATATCGCGCTCAACGAGGCGCTTACGGAAGCGATCATAAAAAATGGCCGTAAAGATATTAAGGGATATGAATTAGACCTGCGAAGTATGTATGGCGCCATATTCTCGCATTACCTGCTGCTGCAAAGTTGGGATGACATATCCGACCAGCGGGGATTACTGTTCTTAACCGATCATCTGCACCTCAACCGCCGGGGCGGTAACATTCTGATCACAAAGATCAAAGAAAGATTACTCTCGAAGTAA